A single window of Nocardioides kongjuensis DNA harbors:
- a CDS encoding ATP-binding protein, with protein sequence MQHRQTLDLAPGPRIVHDARRWVVQTCGQLGRTDLADCAELAVSELVTNAVLHGTAPIRLQVRGTADHPRFEVHDASVIPPQPVTQAGGFDIDAFDLDAFDALDEEQLASLTTVGRGLDIVARASAAWGAEIDEDGKAVWFEPAPELSETGGAPYQQTHSMPSLAADHTRVGEVGVQINGVPIGAFGRFQRHYRDLRREIRLLALAHEDDYPLAKVLSEHFDALERPLRANMGREQVDKAYADGRESIDLRLRMPRETARQIGGLIDLLDAADEFSRAQRLLTAPRTAEQRSFQIWFLGEFRRQAVGAPPVAWQGSGTGSGSLPSLQA encoded by the coding sequence GTGCAGCACCGGCAGACCCTGGACCTGGCCCCCGGGCCACGCATCGTGCACGACGCACGACGCTGGGTCGTCCAGACCTGTGGTCAGCTCGGGCGCACCGACCTCGCCGACTGCGCCGAGCTCGCCGTCTCCGAGCTGGTCACCAACGCGGTCCTCCACGGCACCGCGCCGATCCGGCTCCAGGTCCGGGGCACCGCCGACCACCCGCGGTTCGAGGTGCACGACGCCTCGGTCATCCCTCCGCAGCCGGTGACGCAGGCGGGTGGCTTCGACATCGATGCCTTCGACCTCGACGCGTTCGACGCGCTCGACGAGGAGCAGCTCGCCTCGCTGACCACGGTCGGCCGCGGCCTCGACATCGTCGCCCGGGCCTCCGCCGCCTGGGGCGCCGAGATCGACGAGGACGGCAAGGCCGTGTGGTTCGAACCGGCTCCCGAGCTCTCCGAGACCGGCGGCGCGCCGTACCAGCAGACCCACAGCATGCCGTCGCTCGCCGCCGACCACACCCGCGTCGGCGAGGTCGGCGTCCAGATCAACGGCGTCCCGATCGGCGCCTTCGGCCGGTTCCAGCGCCACTACCGCGACCTGCGCCGCGAGATCCGCCTGCTCGCCCTCGCCCACGAGGACGACTACCCGCTGGCGAAGGTCCTCTCCGAGCACTTCGACGCCCTCGAGCGGCCGCTGCGCGCCAACATGGGCCGCGAGCAGGTCGACAAGGCCTACGCCGACGGTCGCGAGAGCATCGACCTGCGGCTGCGGATGCCGCGCGAGACCGCCCGGCAGATCGGCGGGCTGATCGACCTGCTCGACGCCGCCGACGAGTTCTCGCGGGCCCAGCGCCTGCTGACCGCGCCGCGCACCGCCGAGCAGCGCTCGTTCCAGATCTGGTTCCTCGGCGAGTTCCGCCGCCAGGCCGTCGGCGCCCCGCCGGTCGCCTGGCAGGGCAGCGGCACCGGCTCCGGCTCGCTCCCCAGCCTCCAGGCCTGA
- a CDS encoding metallopeptidase family protein, which produces MPVEMSPDDFDALVDRALDEIPEELARLVRNVVVLVEDEPPEGEPDDLLGLYDGVALTERGGGFEPQLPDRIFLFRGPLLDMCDDEQDLAEEVRITVVHEVAHHFGIDDARLHDLGYA; this is translated from the coding sequence GTGCCGGTCGAGATGAGCCCCGACGACTTCGACGCCCTCGTCGACCGTGCCCTCGACGAGATCCCCGAGGAGCTGGCCCGGCTCGTCCGCAACGTCGTGGTGCTCGTCGAGGACGAGCCCCCCGAGGGCGAGCCCGACGACCTCCTCGGCCTCTACGACGGCGTCGCGCTCACCGAGCGCGGTGGCGGGTTCGAGCCCCAGCTCCCCGACCGGATCTTCCTGTTCCGGGGCCCCCTGCTCGACATGTGCGACGACGAGCAGGACCTGGCCGAGGAGGTCCGGATCACCGTCGTGCACGAGGTCGCCCACCACTTCGGCATCGACGACGCCCGGTTGCACGACCTCGGCTACGCCTAG
- a CDS encoding NADH:flavin oxidoreductase: protein MTSLSDTVVLAHGPAWGNRFALAPLTNVQSNDDGTLSDDEHDWLVARGRGGFGLTMTCAAYVAPEGRAWRGQLGIAGDEHLPGLRRLAESLRSTGTRSAVQLHHGGRRSDAALNGVPNVGPWADPAKDTVALSTDGVRRMVADFVAAAVRAEQAGFDGVELHGAHGYLLAQFLDARSNHREDGYGGALEDRMRPLLEVVDGVRAATGPDFQVGLRLTPEGYGTTLPEGRETARALLATGQLDYLDMSLWDVRMQPRAEGHDGLLIEHFTDLPRHGALLGVAGGVLTTADAQWCLDRGADVVTVGTGAILHHDFAARALADTGFRTRPRPVPRAELAAEHVGPAFLDYLAAGWDDLVA from the coding sequence GTGACCTCGCTCTCCGACACCGTCGTCCTCGCCCACGGCCCCGCCTGGGGCAACCGGTTCGCGCTCGCCCCGCTGACCAACGTGCAGAGCAACGACGACGGCACGCTCAGCGACGACGAGCACGACTGGCTCGTGGCCCGCGGACGCGGCGGGTTCGGGCTGACCATGACCTGCGCGGCGTACGTCGCCCCCGAGGGCCGGGCCTGGCGCGGCCAGCTCGGCATCGCGGGCGACGAGCACCTGCCGGGCCTGCGCCGGCTCGCCGAGAGCCTGCGGTCGACCGGCACCCGCTCCGCCGTCCAGCTCCACCACGGCGGCCGGCGCTCGGACGCCGCGCTCAACGGGGTGCCCAACGTCGGGCCGTGGGCGGATCCCGCCAAGGACACGGTGGCGCTGAGCACCGACGGCGTACGACGGATGGTGGCCGACTTCGTCGCCGCCGCGGTCCGCGCCGAGCAGGCCGGCTTCGACGGGGTCGAGCTGCACGGTGCCCACGGCTACCTGCTCGCGCAGTTCCTCGACGCCCGGTCCAACCACCGCGAGGACGGGTACGGCGGCGCGCTCGAGGACCGGATGCGTCCGTTGCTCGAGGTCGTCGACGGGGTCCGGGCCGCGACCGGCCCCGACTTCCAGGTGGGCCTGCGGCTCACGCCCGAGGGCTACGGCACGACCCTGCCCGAGGGCCGCGAGACCGCGCGGGCCCTGCTGGCGACCGGGCAGCTCGACTACCTCGACATGTCCCTGTGGGACGTCCGCATGCAGCCGCGGGCCGAGGGGCACGACGGCCTGCTGATCGAGCACTTCACCGACCTGCCCCGGCACGGCGCCCTGCTCGGCGTCGCGGGCGGCGTGCTGACCACTGCCGACGCGCAGTGGTGCCTCGACCGGGGCGCCGACGTCGTCACCGTCGGCACCGGGGCGATCCTGCACCACGACTTCGCGGCCCGTGCGCTCGCGGACACCGGCTTCCGCACCCGGCCCCGGCCCGTGCCGCGCGCCGAGCTCGCGGCCGAGCACGTCGGGCCGGCGTTCCTCGACTACCTCGCCGCGGGCTGGGACGACCTGGTCGCCTGA